In Euphorbia lathyris chromosome 10, ddEupLath1.1, whole genome shotgun sequence, a single genomic region encodes these proteins:
- the LOC136209335 gene encoding transcription factor MYB27: protein MAPQQEAFIHGDNLRKGPWLEEEDEQLVSFISLFGERKWDFIATASGLRRSGKSCRLRWLNYLRPNLKRGQISEEEEQIIIQLHELWGNKWAKIARRLPGRTDNEIKNYWRTHLRKKMQPLEGNNSNQDLLCPKGDDAHSWNFSTEDYKSVEDINIGTTTTTTVISSSSSDQHDELSSFTYLNSPYENRLSDWMSELSSSSSDDRNEIMKLNHDHHKGCTCIASCFCYLNFNGEDGDRSILDSVGSLWDMS, encoded by the exons atgGCTCCTCAACAAGAAGCTTTCATCCATGGCGATAATCTCCGGAAAGGACCTTGGCTcgaggaagaagatgaacaaCTTGTTTCTTTCATTTCCCTTTTTGGTGAACGCAAATGGGATTTCATTGCAACTGCCTCAG GGCTGAGGAGGAGCGGCAAGAGTTGCCGGCTGCGGTGGTTGAACTATCTCCGGCCAAATCTTAAGCGTGGCCAAATAAGTGAAGAAGAAGAGCAGATTATTATCCAACTACATGAGTTATGGGGTAACAA GTGGGCTAAGATTGCTCGGAGATTGCCCGGAAGAACGGATAACGAGATCAAGAACTATTGGAGAACTCATTTGAGAAAGAAAATGCAACCTCTAGAAG GAAACAATTCCAACCAAGATTTGTTGTGTCCAAAAGGGGATGATGCACATTCTTGGAATTTTAGTACAGAAGACTACAAATCTGTTGAAGACATAAATATTGGAACTACTACAACAACTACTGTAATTTCTAGTTCTTCCTCGGACCAACATGATGAATTGTCAAGTTTCACATACTTAAATTCACCCTACGAAAACAGGTTATCTGATTGGATGTCAGAATTATCTTCATCATCAAGTGATGATCGGAACGAAATCATGAAATTGAATCATGATCATCATAAGGGATGCACTTGTATTGCTTCATGTTTCTGTTATCTGAATTTCAATGGTGAAGATGGAGATCGTAGCATTTTGGATTCTGTTGGCTCTCTCTGGGATATGAGTTGa